CGTAAAACAATTAACAATTTAGCCAATTCTGTATATATACAAATCTACCCGCATGAACCGTCTTGCCAACTCTACCTCGCCATATTTATTACAGCATGCCAATAACCCGGTTAACTGGTACCCCTGGGGCACCGAGGCGTTGCAAAAAGCTAAAGATGAGAACAAGTTGATACTGGTAAGTATAGGGTACTCGGCTTGCCACTGGTGTCATGTAATGGAGCACGAAAGCTTTGAAGACGAGGCTGTAGCGGGTGTTATGAACGAATATTTTGTTTGTATAAAGGTTGACCGAGAAGAACGCCCGGATGTTGACCAGATATACATGAGTGCTGTGCAATTAATGAGTGGCAGGGGCGGCTGGCCATTAAATTGCATTTGCCTGCCCGACCAGCGGCCTATTTATGGCGGTACCTATTTCCGAAAAAACGATTGGACAAGCCTGCTGTTTAACCTGGCCGATTTTTATAAAACAAAACCACAGGAAGCCGAAGAGTATGCCGTAAGGCTAACCGAAGGCATAAATCAATACGAGTCGGTGGCTTTTGTTAAAGAGCAGCCCGAGTATACCAAAGCCGATCTGGAGGTGATAATGAATACCTGGCGTCGATACATCGACCCGGAGGAGGGTGGCTTTGGCGGTGCCCCAAAATTCCCGATGCCAAATAACTCGCTATTTTTAATGCGCTATGCACACCTGATGAAAGATAAGGGAATAGCCGATAATGTAAAACTTACCCTGCGTAAAATGGCCTTCGGGGGTATATACGACCATATTGGCGGTGGTTTTGCCCGCTACGCGGTAGATTGCGTTTGGCATGTGCCCCATTTTGAAAAGATGCTGTATGACAATGGGCAGCTACTTAGCCTGTACGCCGAAGCCTATACCTGGCAAGCAGACCCTCTATATAAAACCATTGCAGATGAAATAATCACCTTTGTAAGCAGGGAATTAACATCGCCTGATGGTGGTTTTTACTCGGCTTTAGATGCCGATAGTGAGGGAAAGGAAGGCAAATTTTACATATTTACCAAGGCTGAGATTGACGAGATATTAGGAGAAGATGCTGACCTATTTAATATTTACTATCACGTTACCGATGATGGTAATTGGGAAGAGGAGCACTCCAACGTTTTCTTTCGCCGAGAGAGTGATGAAGACCTTGCCGAAAAACTGGGTTTAACTGTTAATGAATTAGTTAGCGGTATAAATTCGTCTCGCCAAAAGGTATTAGATGCTCGTAGCAAGCGAATTAGGCCGGGGCTGGATAATAAAATACTGGCATCATGGAA
This portion of the Inquilinus sp. KBS0705 genome encodes:
- a CDS encoding thioredoxin domain-containing protein; amino-acid sequence: MNRLANSTSPYLLQHANNPVNWYPWGTEALQKAKDENKLILVSIGYSACHWCHVMEHESFEDEAVAGVMNEYFVCIKVDREERPDVDQIYMSAVQLMSGRGGWPLNCICLPDQRPIYGGTYFRKNDWTSLLFNLADFYKTKPQEAEEYAVRLTEGINQYESVAFVKEQPEYTKADLEVIMNTWRRYIDPEEGGFGGAPKFPMPNNSLFLMRYAHLMKDKGIADNVKLTLRKMAFGGIYDHIGGGFARYAVDCVWHVPHFEKMLYDNGQLLSLYAEAYTWQADPLYKTIADEIITFVSRELTSPDGGFYSALDADSEGKEGKFYIFTKAEIDEILGEDADLFNIYYHVTDDGNWEEEHSNVFFRRESDEDLAEKLGLTVNELVSGINSSRQKVLDARSKRIRPGLDNKILASWNGLMLKGLCEAYRAFNQSAYLELALKNADFIVNNLLSGAKLSRVYKKEGKSDVATFLDDYANVIDALIALYEVTFNEDWTILAQKLTDYALAHYYNPEGGIFYYTADNDEQLIARKSEIMDGVIPASNSVMARNLKKLGLLFDNEGYLEVSAQLLRNIVPHLAKYSTAYANWTMLLLDEVFGTYEVAITGDNAEEMRVALEQHYIPNKIMLGGKKGTLPLLTGKFEKATRVFVCRDKTCGLPSYDLEGALKQINN